A region from the Vicia villosa cultivar HV-30 ecotype Madison, WI linkage group LG3, Vvil1.0, whole genome shotgun sequence genome encodes:
- the LOC131659805 gene encoding uncharacterized protein LOC131659805 codes for MACQNRLPTKDRLSKIGVITYGLCVYCDQMETSQHLFFACAETKRTWMQLLTWMRIRHIHGEWTEEVNWICSQTKGKSGRAKLLKLAATEMVYAIWNQRNKIIFQNGKKEALRSMDIKEIVVVVSDVLYLVFFVGFVEL; via the coding sequence ATGGCGTGTCAAAACCGGTTACCCACGAAAGACAGGCTGAGTAAGATTGGGGTTATAACATATGGACTTTGTGTGTACTGTGATCAGATGGAAACAAGTCAGCACTTGTTCTTCGCTTGTGCCGAGACTAAGAGAACTTGGATGCAACTTCTTACCTGGATGAGGATTAGACATATTCATGGGGAATGGACAGAAGAGGTAAATTGGATTTGTAGCCAAACCAAAGGGAAAAGTGGGCGCGCAAAGCTATTGAAACTAGCAGCCACTGAGATGGTGTATGCTATTTGGAATCAAAGAAACAAGATTATTTTTCAGAATGGTAAAAAGGAAGCCTTAAGAAGTATGGACATCAAGGAAATTGTTGTAGTAGTTTCTGATGTTCTTTACTTAGTTTTCTTTGTTGGCTTTGT
- the LOC131657204 gene encoding dirigent protein 11-like, protein MSLSHTFIFLFSIITLIISNGVFSQQSNIILPSEQQRDTEKLTHIHFYYHDIRTKKNPTMIQIIDTPKNVANGFGSVFMMDDAMTEGPELSSKHIGRAQGLLGLSSLHDISECMLINLVFDEGSYAGSTLSMLGRNPISKQNRETSIVGGTGVFRFARGFAIANSVNSISTPQHYIVEYNIIVSHP, encoded by the coding sequence ATGTCTCTTTCACATactttcatctttctcttctccattatCACACTCATAATTTCCAATGGAGTTTTCTCACAACAATCCAACATCATATTACCTTCCGAACAACAACGAGACACCGAAAAACTAACACATATCCACTTCTACTACCACGACATCAGAACAAAAAAAAACCCTACCATGATACAAATCATCGACACGCCAAAAAACGTGGCTAAtggatttggttcagttttcatgATGGATGATGCAATGACAGAAGGACCAGAGTTAAGTTCAAAGCACATTGGAAGAGCTCAAGGGCTATTAggtctttcatcacttcatgatATTTCTGAGTGTATGTTGATAAATTTAGTTTTTGATGAAGGGAGTTATGCTGGAAGTACTCTAAGTATGTTGGGGAGGAACCCTATTTCAAAGCAAAATAGAGAAACAAGTATTGTTGGTGGAACTGGTGTTTTTAGGTTTGCTAGAGGCTTTGCTATTGCGAATAGTGTTAACTCCATTTCTACACCTCAACATTATATTGTTGAGTATAACATTATTGTTTCTCATCCCTAG